A segment of the Ferrimicrobium acidiphilum DSM 19497 genome:
GCCGTTACCTGGGCAGCATGCAACTGGCTCTTCGATGCACTGAGCCTCTGGATTATGCTGCTAGCGTTTGGTTCTGTCGTTAACCCTGACGCGCTACTAGTAAGTTATGGGATCGCAAACGTCGCGGCGGCAATCCCTATTACCCCAGGGGGACTTGGTGTAGTCGAGGGAATCATGATCCCATTGATCACCGGCTTTGGAACAACTAGAGGCATAGCCATACTCGGCGTCCTTTCGTATCGGCTGTTCAATTTCTGGATACCAATCCCGGTTGGAGTGGGAACCTATGTCTCGCTCAAGTTAAGCCGAGGAGAGGAGATCACTATGGAACTCGATCGACTTGACTCTCCACCAGATGAAGAGGATGGCTCGAAAGACTAAACCATCCTGCACTCAAATACCCTATCTTGAACGCGATTTTCCGAAGCGCGGCTCGGGCGCCGGACTCAAAGCACCTCTGCCCGCCCCAGACCTACAAGCAGAAGCGAGTAACACTCGATACGAGGGTCCCAAACCATGCGAGCCCAAGCATGCGACCCCAGCGATGCAACCATCGCGGGTAGGCCGACACCAACTTTACATACTATTTATTGCGTTGCTGTTGTACGATGATGTGAGTTGGCAAACCCTGTGCAACCTCAGCAGCCTCAGGATACATCTCCGAGAGCGTCGGATGGGGATGAATGGTGAGCGCCAAATCATCGATGGTTGCACCGAGTTCAATCGCGAGCACGGCCTCGCTGATTAGATTCGAGGCGTCTATCCCGACGATATGCACACCAAGGAGCCGCCTGCTGTCCGCCAGAGCTATGAGCTTCACCTCGCCTACCGACGCACCAAGAACAATCGCTCGCCCGTTGGCACGATAGGGAAACTTGGCGACTAGGACGTTGTCAGGATAACGCGAGCGCGCCTCCTGCTCACCCAGGCCAGCGACGGCCACCTCTGGTTCAGCAAAGATTACAGCGGGTATTACGGTGGCGTCGTTGCCCGCTTGTTGTCCAGCGGCAACCTCTGCAGCCACTTTGGCCTCGTAGTAGGCCTTATGAGCGAGCATGGGGCCAGGCACGATATCACCAATGGCAAAGACATGCGCATTTGAGGTTCGCATCTGGTCATCGACCTCGACACGATAATCGGAACCAATGGTAATGCCAGCCATCGCCAGCCCCAGATCATCATCCAAGTTTGGCACCCGCCCAACCAGCACGGCGACCGCGTTTCCACGAATCTCCTCTGTAAGTTCACCGTTCGTGATCTCCACCACGACGGAGTCCCCTACGGTCTTCATGCCATGAACCTCAACACCAGTCCGCACCTCAACACCCATCTCCCTCAGGACGGTTCGAAGTGTTCGCTGGATCTCTGGTTCTACACCCATCACAATCTCTGGAGCCATCTCAAGAATCGTCACCTTGGTGCCAAGTCGTGCGTGTGCGCTACCAAGCTCGACGCCGATATAACCACCGCCAATGATGATCAGATCCCGACGGATGACTGGAGTGAAAAGAAGGTCGGTCGAGTCCAAGACCCGCTGGTGATCGACGGTGAAACCATCGAGCTCACGGGGTGAAGATCCAGTCGCCAAGATACAGTCCTTGAACTTTATCCTGCTCGTCTCGTGACTCGCGCGAATGCGAACCTCGTTGGGGCCCACGAAACTGGCCTCACCCTCGACAATCTCAACCTCCGCGGCCTTGAGTAACTGTCTCACACCGGAGGTGAGACGTTCTACACTGCCTGTGACCGTCTGCGAAAGAACAATCGGGTCGATGTGGGCGTCCTCAGTAACTACCCCCTTCTTCGAGAGACTATCAAGCTCGTGAAAGCGACTCGACAACTCTATAAGTGCCTTGGAAGGTATGCAACCAACATTGAGACAGACCCCACCGATATTCTCTCGTTCAACTAAGGTAACCGACCGACCCAGCTGCGAGGCTCGAATAGCCGCGCTGTAGCCACCCGGACCGCCGCCAATAACGAGGAGATCCGCCTGTTCGGTAAACTCGCCGACTACCACCTACTTCATCTCCATCATCAACCGCACCGGATCGCTCAGTAGAGATATGATGCGCATCAAAAATCTGGAGGCGTATCCACCATCGATAATCCGATGATCGAAGGTGAGCGAAAGCGTCATCTGGTCGCCAACCCCTACGGTCCCATCATCGAGGACGACTGGACGCTTGCGAATAGGCCCAACACCAAGGATGCCGACCTCTGGGTAGTTGATGATCGGGGTGGCATAGACTCCACCAATGGTTCCGTAGTTAGTGATTGTAAACGTTGAACCCGTCAACTCTCCAGACGTCAGCGTGTGCGCCCTCGCACCTTCAATCAGATGCCCAAGCTCCCGTGATACCTGTATCAAAGACTTTTCGGCCACAGATCGAAGTACCGGCACCATCAACCCCTGAGGGTCGTCAACCGCAAATCCGAGATGCACGTCAGTGTAGGTAACGATCTCACCAGCCTCCTCATCGAGTCGGCCGTTGAGATCGGGGAACTGCTCCAAAACTCCGGCTACTGCCTTGGCTATCAGAGGAAGATAGCTAATTCGCTCGGGCTCAAGACGCTCATTCATATCGCGGCGCAGAGCCACCAAAGCAGCAACGTTCGCCTCCTCAAAGACCGAAACCTGCACGGCATGTGACCATGAGCGAGCCATATTCTCGGCAATCCGCTTCCGGATTCCGACCAATGGGCGCCGCTGTTCCTTTGCAGCCTCAACCGACGTGCTAGCTATGACCTGCTGATTAACCGATGACCCCTCTCCGGGTTCTGAAAAATCATCCTGGGTGGGTGCCGAGACCCTCTGACCTCCACCGCTAGCCACTCTCCTGAGATCCTCAGCGAGCACGCGACCATCGGGACCAGTTCCTTCAACGAAATTGATATCGAGCCCGAGCTCACGTGCCAACCGACGCACAGCTGGGGTCGCGAGCGCACGCTCTCGCGAACTCTCAGCAACTGCGATCGGCCTATTGGGTGCAACAGTGGCCGCCTTCTGGGTGGGTGCAGCTGCAGTAGGAGTCACCTCACGCTCTGGTCTTGGCCCAGCCTGATCGGTCGAGAAGGCGACAACGACCTCGCCAACCTTGACGGTATCTCCCTCATGGAACAGAACCTTGTCAATCGAACCCGAGACTGGGGCCCCGATTGTCACGACGGCCTTATCGGTCTCAACATCCAGCAAGGGCTCATCGCGCTTGACTTCATCGCCCTCTTGACTGTACCACTTCACGATCTGAGCCTCGTGTAGACCCTCGCCTACATCGGGAAACTTCCACTCCACAGTCAATTACTCCTTAAAATCGCACTGATGCCAAAGCAGCTGTAATCACTTGCGAGGTATCTGGCAACCAAAGATCCTCAAACATAGTCATCGGATACGGTGTGTCGTACCCGGTGACTCGGAGCACAGGTGCCTCCAAGTAAAGGAAGGCCTTCTCCTGGATCACAGCCGCAAGCTCTCCCCCAAAGCCTGAGGTTCTAACGGCCTCATGGACTACTACAGCTCGCTGTGTCTTTTGCACTGAGGCAACCAGTGTCGCCTCGTCGAGTGGGGTCAGGGTCCTTAGATCAATCACCTCTGGAGAGACGTCATACTGGGCCACCAGCTCGTCAGCGGCAGCGAGGATGAGGGCCATCGATGGTCCCCAACCGATCAAGGTCACATCGGTACCCTCGCGAACGACATTCGCCTTCCCAAGTGGAATGCGATAAGCCTCCTCGGGTACCTCATCTCGAAAAGCACGATACAGCCGCATTGGCTCAAGGAACAAGACCGGATCTGGGTCGTCGATAGCGCTCAGCAGGAGCCCCTTGGCATCGTAGGGGTTCGAGGGAGTGACAACTTTAATACCCGGAGTATGCGTGAAAAGCGCCTCAAGCGAGTCCGAGTGGATCTCCGGAGCCTTCACTCCTCCGCCAAAAGGTGCTCGAATAACCATAGGGGCGCCATAGCGGCCGAGGGAACGGAAACGAACCCTCGCCGCCTGCGAGGCGATCTGGTCCATCGTCTCGTAGATAAAGCCAAAAAATTGAATCTCGGCAACCGGCTTCATCCCAGCCATCGCTAACCCTACCGAAGTGCCGACGATTCCCGACTCGGCGAGCGGGGTGTCGATCACTCGCTCACCACCGAACTTCTCGAAAAGTCCATCGGTGATCCTAAAGACGCCTCCATCCTTGCCGACATCCTCGCCAAGTATGATGACGGCAGGATCCTCGGCCAAAGCAGAATCTAGAGCCTGATTAAGTGCCTGTGCAATCGTCAACTTCGCCATCTCAGGCCCCCATCTCTTTGACTCGGGCCTCAAACTGGGCACGCTGGGAAGCTAGGCCCGCAGGGACCTCTGCATAGACATTGTCAAAAAGAACGAGAGGGGAGATATCAAGAGCCTCATGAAACGTGGCTAATATCTCCTCGACCTTACGTTCCGACTCCACATCAATGGCAACGACATCGTCATCACTCAGCTCACCCTGGTCGCGTAGCCAGGCCTCAAGCCGGAGCAAAGGATCGCGACGGATCCAAAGATCCTCCTCTTCGGAGGCTCGGTACTTTCCAGGATCATCCGCGGTCGTGTGCGCACCCAGTCTATAGGTCACTGCCTCAACCAAGAACGGCCCCTCACCAGCGCGAACGCGCCCAGTTAACTCGTGCATTAGGTTGGCGACCGCGATATAGTCGTTGCCGTCAACTCGGTATCCCTCAATCCCATAGGCGACCGAGCGCTGTGCGATCGTCTCAGCATGCATCTGCCGTGAGAGTGGTACAGATATCGCCCATTGGTTGTTCTCACAAAAGAAAATTAGCGGCACCTCTAGAACCGAAGCGAAGTTCATAGCCTCATGAAAATCTCCCTGCGACGTCGCTCCGTCACCGAAGGTGACTACTGTTGCCGCCGCTTCGTGACGCAGCTTGGTAGCCCACGCAACCCCAACACCATGGAGAGTCTGCGCAGCTATTACCACCTGCGCCGGCAAGACTTGCTCGCCAACCGGGATGTCTCCAAGACTCGGATGACCCTTAGAGAAGAACAGGCCGTGCTCCAACGGGACTCCACGCAGATAGCTCGCCGCCCAGTCTCGATAGGTGGGAACGAGCCAGTCGTGCTGGTTCAGCGCAGCCACGGCCCCCATCTGGGCAGCCTCTTGCCCCTTGAATGGCGCATAAGTCCCGATCACGCCTTGGCGCTGGAGATTCCAAGCGCGCTCATCGAACCTTCGTAAAAAGCGCATGGTCTCATAGGTTTCTTTTATATCAGCCACCGATAGGACTCCCAGCTCACCAACGAGCTTGCCCTCCTCATCGAGCCGCTGTATCAACGGAAACATCTCCATACCATCGGTCACGACAGACCACCCCCTTTCTGGGTTGTCCTCGGGCATAGCCGCCTATGTGCTGAGGCGACATGCTCTTGCTATGTCGATAGTCTTGGGATCGCCAAGTCAACTGACACCATCAACCAATATAGTGCAACAGCGGCAACGGAACCAAGACCAACCTTTCTTAAAAGATTAGAGTCGAAATGTTACCGAGTGGTTACAGCTCTTAGAACTCTTCGCCGCCGAGTGCTCGCATTAGTGCGAGTGTGGCGGCAATACCGCGCCGCGTCGACGGAAGCCTAAGCTGTCGTGCAAGTTCGCGCCAGGTCGGCACCTTCGAGTAGGCGACACTCGCCGATGTCGCCT
Coding sequences within it:
- the lpdA gene encoding dihydrolipoyl dehydrogenase, which gives rise to MVVGEFTEQADLLVIGGGPGGYSAAIRASQLGRSVTLVERENIGGVCLNVGCIPSKALIELSSRFHELDSLSKKGVVTEDAHIDPIVLSQTVTGSVERLTSGVRQLLKAAEVEIVEGEASFVGPNEVRIRASHETSRIKFKDCILATGSSPRELDGFTVDHQRVLDSTDLLFTPVIRRDLIIIGGGYIGVELGSAHARLGTKVTILEMAPEIVMGVEPEIQRTLRTVLREMGVEVRTGVEVHGMKTVGDSVVVEITNGELTEEIRGNAVAVLVGRVPNLDDDLGLAMAGITIGSDYRVEVDDQMRTSNAHVFAIGDIVPGPMLAHKAYYEAKVAAEVAAGQQAGNDATVIPAVIFAEPEVAVAGLGEQEARSRYPDNVLVAKFPYRANGRAIVLGASVGEVKLIALADSRRLLGVHIVGIDASNLISEAVLAIELGATIDDLALTIHPHPTLSEMYPEAAEVAQGLPTHIIVQQQRNK
- a CDS encoding dihydrolipoamide acetyltransferase family protein — protein: MEWKFPDVGEGLHEAQIVKWYSQEGDEVKRDEPLLDVETDKAVVTIGAPVSGSIDKVLFHEGDTVKVGEVVVAFSTDQAGPRPEREVTPTAAAPTQKAATVAPNRPIAVAESSRERALATPAVRRLARELGLDINFVEGTGPDGRVLAEDLRRVASGGGQRVSAPTQDDFSEPGEGSSVNQQVIASTSVEAAKEQRRPLVGIRKRIAENMARSWSHAVQVSVFEEANVAALVALRRDMNERLEPERISYLPLIAKAVAGVLEQFPDLNGRLDEEAGEIVTYTDVHLGFAVDDPQGLMVPVLRSVAEKSLIQVSRELGHLIEGARAHTLTSGELTGSTFTITNYGTIGGVYATPIINYPEVGILGVGPIRKRPVVLDDGTVGVGDQMTLSLTFDHRIIDGGYASRFLMRIISLLSDPVRLMMEMK
- a CDS encoding alpha-ketoacid dehydrogenase subunit beta, with amino-acid sequence MAKLTIAQALNQALDSALAEDPAVIILGEDVGKDGGVFRITDGLFEKFGGERVIDTPLAESGIVGTSVGLAMAGMKPVAEIQFFGFIYETMDQIASQAARVRFRSLGRYGAPMVIRAPFGGGVKAPEIHSDSLEALFTHTPGIKVVTPSNPYDAKGLLLSAIDDPDPVLFLEPMRLYRAFRDEVPEEAYRIPLGKANVVREGTDVTLIGWGPSMALILAAADELVAQYDVSPEVIDLRTLTPLDEATLVASVQKTQRAVVVHEAVRTSGFGGELAAVIQEKAFLYLEAPVLRVTGYDTPYPMTMFEDLWLPDTSQVITAALASVRF
- a CDS encoding thiamine pyrophosphate-dependent dehydrogenase E1 component subunit alpha → MTDGMEMFPLIQRLDEEGKLVGELGVLSVADIKETYETMRFLRRFDERAWNLQRQGVIGTYAPFKGQEAAQMGAVAALNQHDWLVPTYRDWAASYLRGVPLEHGLFFSKGHPSLGDIPVGEQVLPAQVVIAAQTLHGVGVAWATKLRHEAAATVVTFGDGATSQGDFHEAMNFASVLEVPLIFFCENNQWAISVPLSRQMHAETIAQRSVAYGIEGYRVDGNDYIAVANLMHELTGRVRAGEGPFLVEAVTYRLGAHTTADDPGKYRASEEEDLWIRRDPLLRLEAWLRDQGELSDDDVVAIDVESERKVEEILATFHEALDISPLVLFDNVYAEVPAGLASQRAQFEARVKEMGA